A region of Rhodospirillales bacterium DNA encodes the following proteins:
- a CDS encoding citrate synthase/methylcitrate synthase codes for MEATMLIGRNDGLDGVVAGETILSLVDGEAGELIVRGRTLSELVSRHGFEGVAAILWDGFVDEGGDRAAVQAGFGRARVAAFASVPRLLAAAGHLPPVEALRVGLAILPDEDELPAHVRACAALAVFLPALLRHAEGKAAVAPDPSLGTAADLLRMLSGRAAPEAHVRALDAYLTTVADHGFNASTFAARVVASTDAGLISACLAGLCALKGPLHGGAPGPVLDMLDEIGGEANARPWLEAAIVDGTKLMGFGHRIYKVRDPRADVLKAVARDLGLESGRLAFAAVVEREALAALRRLKPGRRLDTNVEFYTALVLEAVGVPRAAFTPLFAVARVVGWCAHVFEQERGGRIMRPQSRYIGPLPRAAA; via the coding sequence ATGGAGGCGACGATGTTGATCGGGCGGAACGACGGTCTGGACGGCGTGGTGGCGGGCGAGACGATCCTCAGTCTGGTCGATGGCGAGGCCGGCGAGTTGATCGTGCGCGGCCGCACCCTGTCGGAACTCGTGTCGCGCCATGGCTTCGAGGGCGTCGCGGCGATCCTGTGGGACGGTTTCGTCGACGAGGGCGGCGACCGGGCCGCCGTCCAGGCCGGCTTCGGCCGCGCCCGGGTGGCCGCGTTCGCCTCGGTCCCGCGTCTGCTCGCGGCCGCCGGACATCTGCCGCCGGTCGAGGCGCTGCGCGTGGGCCTCGCGATTCTGCCGGACGAGGACGAGTTGCCGGCCCATGTGCGCGCCTGCGCGGCGCTGGCGGTGTTCCTGCCGGCCTTGCTGCGCCACGCCGAGGGAAAGGCGGCGGTGGCGCCCGATCCGTCGCTCGGCACCGCCGCCGATCTGCTGCGCATGCTCTCCGGCCGCGCCGCGCCGGAGGCGCACGTGCGGGCGCTCGACGCCTACCTGACGACGGTCGCCGACCACGGCTTCAACGCCTCGACCTTCGCGGCGCGCGTCGTGGCGTCGACCGACGCCGGCCTGATCTCCGCCTGCCTCGCGGGCCTTTGCGCGCTGAAGGGACCGCTGCACGGCGGCGCGCCGGGCCCGGTGCTGGACATGCTCGACGAGATCGGCGGCGAGGCCAACGCGCGGCCGTGGCTCGAGGCGGCGATCGTCGACGGCACCAAGCTGATGGGCTTTGGCCACCGCATCTACAAGGTGCGCGATCCACGCGCCGACGTGCTGAAGGCGGTGGCGCGCGATCTCGGTCTGGAGTCAGGCCGGCTGGCCTTCGCGGCGGTCGTCGAGCGCGAGGCGCTGGCGGCGCTGCGGCGGTTGAAGCCGGGGCGGCGGCTCGACACCAATGTCGAATTCTACACCGCGCTGGTGCTGGAGGCGGTGGGCGTGCCGCGCGCGGCGTTCACGCCGCTGTTCGCCGTCGCGCGCGTCGTCGGCTGGTGCGCGCACGTCTTCGAACAGGAACGCGGCGGCCGCATCATGCGCCCGCAGTCGCGCTACATCGGCCCGCTACCCCGCGCCGCGGCTTAG
- the aspS gene encoding aspartate--tRNA ligase has product MHVYRTHNCGQLRVADVGGQARLSGWVQRKRDHGGLLFIDLRDHHGVTQIVVDMSSPVFKTAESVRSESVISVTGKVVKREPSTVNPRLPTGEVELVAAELVVQSMAEPLPIPVYAENDTTPEELRLKYRFLDLRKDKLHRNIMLRSQVIASLRRRMIEQGFTEFQTPILTADSPEGARSYLVPSRIHPGKFYALPQAPQMFKQLLMVSGFDRYFQIAPCFRDEDARADRAPGEFYQLDFEMSYVTQDDVFAAIEPVLAGVFKEFAGYSKETPWSVTEGAFPRIAYDEALLKYGSDKPDLRNPLVISDVGDVFAGSSFKVFAGIVASGGVVRAIRAPAVGAQPRSFFDKLNSWAQGEGKPGLGYILFEAGAGKGPIAKFVDEERMARLRAATGAVDGDAVFFVADKVEAAWKFAGAARTKIAQEMDCVEKGAFRFCWIVDFPMFEYDEDAKKIDFSHNPFSMPQGGLEALESQDPLSIKAYQYDIVCNGVELSSGAIRNHKPEIMYKAFGIAGYSREEVEARFGGMLNAFKYGAPPHGGSAPGVDRIVMLLADEPNLREVIAFPMNQQAMDLMMDAPAEATPERLRELHLRVALPPKKAE; this is encoded by the coding sequence ATGCACGTCTATCGCACCCACAACTGCGGCCAGCTCCGCGTCGCCGATGTCGGCGGGCAGGCGCGCCTGTCCGGCTGGGTCCAGCGCAAGCGCGACCATGGCGGGCTGCTGTTCATCGACCTGCGCGACCACCACGGCGTCACCCAGATCGTCGTCGACATGTCGAGCCCGGTGTTCAAGACCGCCGAGTCGGTGCGCTCGGAGAGCGTCATCTCCGTCACCGGCAAGGTCGTGAAGCGCGAGCCGAGCACGGTGAACCCGAGGCTGCCGACCGGCGAGGTCGAGCTGGTCGCGGCCGAGCTGGTCGTGCAGTCGATGGCCGAGCCGCTGCCGATCCCGGTATACGCCGAGAACGACACGACGCCGGAGGAACTGCGGCTGAAGTACCGCTTCCTCGACCTGCGCAAGGACAAGCTCCACCGCAACATCATGCTGCGCAGCCAGGTCATCGCGAGCCTGCGCCGGCGCATGATCGAGCAGGGCTTCACCGAGTTCCAGACGCCGATCCTGACGGCCGACAGCCCCGAGGGCGCGCGCTCCTACCTCGTGCCCAGCCGCATCCATCCCGGCAAGTTCTACGCCCTGCCGCAGGCGCCGCAGATGTTCAAGCAGCTGCTGATGGTGTCGGGCTTCGACCGCTACTTCCAGATCGCGCCCTGCTTCCGCGACGAGGACGCGCGCGCCGACCGTGCGCCGGGCGAGTTCTACCAGCTCGATTTCGAGATGAGCTACGTCACCCAGGACGACGTGTTCGCCGCCATCGAGCCGGTGCTGGCCGGCGTGTTCAAGGAGTTCGCGGGCTATTCGAAGGAGACGCCGTGGAGCGTCACCGAGGGCGCGTTTCCGCGCATCGCCTACGACGAGGCGCTGCTCAAGTACGGCAGCGACAAGCCGGACCTGCGCAATCCCCTCGTCATCAGCGATGTCGGCGACGTGTTCGCGGGATCCTCGTTCAAGGTGTTCGCCGGTATCGTCGCCTCGGGCGGCGTGGTGCGGGCGATCCGCGCGCCCGCCGTCGGCGCGCAGCCGCGCAGCTTCTTCGACAAGCTGAACTCCTGGGCGCAGGGCGAGGGCAAGCCCGGGCTGGGCTACATCCTGTTCGAGGCCGGCGCCGGCAAGGGACCGATCGCCAAGTTCGTCGACGAGGAGCGCATGGCGAGGCTGCGCGCCGCGACCGGCGCGGTCGACGGCGACGCGGTGTTCTTCGTCGCCGACAAGGTCGAGGCGGCGTGGAAATTCGCGGGCGCCGCGCGGACGAAGATCGCGCAGGAGATGGACTGCGTCGAGAAGGGGGCGTTCCGGTTCTGCTGGATCGTCGACTTCCCGATGTTCGAATACGACGAGGACGCCAAGAAGATCGACTTCAGCCACAACCCGTTCTCGATGCCGCAGGGCGGGCTCGAGGCGCTCGAGTCGCAGGACCCTCTCTCGATCAAGGCCTACCAGTACGACATCGTCTGCAACGGCGTCGAGCTGAGCTCGGGCGCGATCCGCAACCACAAGCCCGAGATCATGTACAAGGCGTTCGGCATCGCCGGCTACAGCCGCGAGGAGGTCGAGGCGCGCTTCGGCGGCATGCTCAACGCCTTCAAGTACGGCGCGCCGCCGCACGGCGGCTCGGCGCCGGGCGTCGACCGCATCGTCATGCTGCTGGCCGACGAGCCCAACCTGCGCGAGGTCATCGCGTTTCCCATGAACCAGCAGGCGATGGACCTGATGATGGACGCGCCCGCCGAGGCGACGCCGGAGCGCCTGCGCGAGCTCCACCTGCGCGTCGCCCTGCCGCCGAAGAAGGCGGAGTAG
- the rnd gene encoding ribonuclease D has translation MQLITTTDALAAFCERLATAEFVTVDTEFMRERTYWPQLCLAQVGGPDEAAAIDSLAPGIDLAPFFALLDNPTVLKVFHAARQDLEIFLKLTGRLPTPIFDTQVAAMVCGFGDQVAYDTLAAKLAKARIDKSSRFTDWARRPLSDKQLHYALSDVTYLRVVYERLRDKLAKTGRDRWIDEEMAILREPGTFRVEPEDAWRRLKPRNPSPRMMVLIRELADWREREAQRVNVPRQRILRDEQLMEIASHTPTSVEQLATTRGIGRGFVEGKQGRAVLDAVERALAVPEADLPPRERPAENLRAPGAVVDLLKVLLRLRCDADGVATRLVASSDDIDRLAAGKRDVPCLSGWRHEIFGRDALRLMGGELAVGLDGDRIRLIEAARRTAAEVETG, from the coding sequence ATGCAACTAATCACGACGACCGACGCCCTCGCGGCGTTCTGCGAGCGGCTCGCCACGGCGGAATTCGTCACCGTCGACACCGAGTTCATGCGCGAACGGACCTACTGGCCGCAGCTCTGCCTGGCGCAGGTCGGCGGGCCGGACGAGGCCGCCGCCATCGACTCGCTGGCCCCCGGCATCGACCTGGCGCCGTTCTTCGCGCTGCTGGACAATCCGACCGTCCTGAAGGTGTTCCACGCCGCCCGCCAGGACCTCGAGATCTTCCTCAAGCTGACCGGCCGGCTGCCGACACCGATCTTCGACACCCAGGTCGCGGCCATGGTGTGCGGCTTCGGCGACCAGGTGGCCTACGACACGCTGGCCGCCAAGCTGGCCAAGGCGCGCATCGACAAGTCCAGCCGGTTCACCGACTGGGCGCGCCGGCCGCTGTCGGACAAGCAGCTGCACTACGCGCTGTCGGACGTGACCTATCTGCGCGTCGTCTACGAGCGCCTGCGCGACAAGCTGGCGAAGACCGGCCGCGACCGCTGGATCGACGAGGAGATGGCGATCCTGCGCGAGCCCGGCACGTTCCGGGTCGAGCCCGAGGACGCCTGGCGCCGTCTCAAGCCGCGCAACCCCTCGCCGCGCATGATGGTGCTGATCCGCGAGCTGGCGGACTGGCGCGAGCGCGAGGCGCAGCGCGTGAACGTGCCGCGCCAGCGCATCCTGCGCGACGAGCAGTTGATGGAGATCGCCTCGCACACGCCGACCAGCGTCGAGCAGCTCGCGACCACGCGCGGCATCGGCCGCGGCTTCGTCGAGGGCAAGCAGGGCCGCGCCGTGCTCGATGCCGTCGAGCGCGCGCTGGCGGTGCCCGAGGCCGATCTGCCGCCGCGCGAGCGGCCGGCCGAGAATCTGCGCGCGCCCGGCGCCGTGGTCGACCTGCTGAAGGTGCTGCTGCGCCTGCGCTGCGACGCCGACGGCGTGGCGACGCGGCTGGTGGCGTCCTCCGACGACATCGACCGCCTCGCCGCCGGCAAGCGCGACGTGCCCTGCCTGTCGGGCTGGCGCCACGAGATCTTCGGCCGCGACGCGCTGCGCCTGATGGGCGGCGAGCTCGCCGTCGGCCTCGACGGCGACCGCATCCGCCTGATCGAGGCCGCCCGCCGAACCGCGGCCGAGGTCGAGACCGGCTGA